The following are from one region of the Poecilia reticulata strain Guanapo linkage group LG7, Guppy_female_1.0+MT, whole genome shotgun sequence genome:
- the LOC103467629 gene encoding glutaminase kidney isoform, mitochondrial isoform X1, with product MHCLKSLRTTNPGILQLFKNAFISARRGADISRSQQPVNLWTATILSHRAFHPRKGPDEDQGRGKSRLMSSIEDLLFYTITDGKETIPISQFISAFRRTGLLTSDPRLRDCVRQMRQSTLDSTGPVMMDKKLFRRCIGNNIMLLTKAFRKNFIIPDFEDFTQQIKRIFENAQQQRGGQVADYIPQLAKFSPDLWGVSICTIDGQRYSVGDTKVPFCLQSCVKPLGYAIAVHELGTEHVHRFVGKEPSGLKFNKLSLNEEDKPHNPMVNAGAIVISSLIKTHSNKAERFDYVMEFLKSMTGTEFVGFSNATFQSERETGDRNYAIGYYLKEKKCFPDHADMIGALDFYFQLCSIEVTCESGSVMAATLANGGICPITGDRVLSDESVRNTLSLMHSCGMYDFSGQFAFHVGLPAKSGISGAVLLVVPNVMGMLCWSPPLDRLGNSVRGIHFCQDLVSFFNFHNYDNLRHFTKKHDPRRRTYDDPNKSVVNLMFAAYSGDVCALRRFALSAVDMEQRDYDSRTALHVAAAGGRADVVTFLTQICKVNPYIKDRWGNTPLDDAMQFGHDVVVSVLQKYQHEYKDSSSSTEEQNPAIDTMKNSV from the exons ATGCATTGCCTGAAAAGTCTGCGGACGACCAACCCGGGAATCTTGCagctgtttaaaaatgcatttatctCCGCCAGACGTGGCGCTGACATCTCCAGGAGTCAGCAACCTGTTAATCTCTGGACAGCAACAATTCTCTCCCACAGAGCCTTTCATCCTCGAAAAGGCCCTGATGAGGACCAAGGACGCGGCAA aagcCGACTCATGTCCAGCATAGAGGACCTGCTTTTTTACACCATCACCGACGGGAAAGAGACGATCCCCATCTCTCAGTTCATCTCT GCTTTTAGAAGAACGGGTTTGTTAACGTCTGACCCTCGGCTGCGGGACTGTGTCCGTCAGATGAGACAGTCTACGCTTGACTCCACGGGACCGGTCATGATGgacaaaaaacttttcagaag GTGTATCGGCAACAACATCATGTTGCTGACGAAGGCTTTCAGAAAAAACTTCATCATCCCTGACTTTGAGGATTTTACCCAACAGATCAAAAGGATATTTGAGAATGCACAACAGCAACGAGGAGGGCAA GTAGCCGATTACATTCCTCAGCTGGCTAAGTTCAGCCCGGATCTTTGGGGCGTATCTATTTGCACCATCGATGGACAGAG ATACTCAGTGGGCGACACCAAGGTTCCCTTCTGCCTGCAGTCATGTGTGAAGCCACTCGGGTACGCCATCGCTGTGCATGAGCTTGGCACCGAACATGTTCACCGCTTTGTGGGCAAGGAGCCCAGTGGCTTGAAGTTCAACAAACTGTCGCTAAATGAGGAAG ATAAACCACACAACCCCATGGTGAACGCTGGAGCTATTGTCATTAGTTCTTTGATCAAG acACATTCAAATAAAGCGGAGAGGTTTGACTAT GTGATGGAGTTCTTGAAAAGTATGACTGGTACAGAGTTTGTGGGATTCAGCAATGCaac TTTCCagtcagagagagagactggAGATAGAAACTATGCAATTGGTTAttacctgaaagaaaaaaag TGCTTCCCTGATCATGCAGATATGATCGGAGCCCTTGACTTCTACTTTCAG TTGTGCTCCATTGAGGTGACCTGTGAGTCTGGAAGTGTCATGGCCGCCACACTGGCCAATGGAGGCATTTGTCCAATCACAGGCGATCGTGTGCTAAGTGATGAATCCGTTCGCAACACGTTGAGTCTGATGCATTCCTGCGGGATGTACGACTTTTCTGGGCAATTTGCTTTCCAT GTGGGGCTGCCTGCCAAATCTGGCATTTCGGGCGCCGTTCTCCTGGTGGTTCCCAACGTTATGGGCATGCTGTGTTGGTCCCCGCCACTGGATCGGCTCGGAAACAGCGTCAGAGGAATTCACTTCTGTCAA GAccttgtttctttcttcaacTTCCATAATTATGACAACCTGAGGCACTTCACCAAGAAACACGACCCGAGGAGACGGACGTACGACGATCCG AACAAGTCAGTCGTTAATCTGATGTTTGCAGCGTACAGCGGTGACGTCTGTGCTCTGAGGAG GTTCGCGCTGTCAGCGGTAGACATGGAGCAGAGGGATTATGACTCTCGCACCGCTCTCCACGTCGCTGCTGCCGGAG GCCGCGCTGACGTTGTAACGTTCCTGACACAAATATGTAAAGTGAATCCGTACATTAAGGACAG ATGGGGCAACACACCCCTTGATGACGCCATGCAGTTTGGCCATGATGTTGTTGTTTCAGTCCTGCAAAAGTACCAACATGAGTACAAAGACTCGTCCAGCAGCACAGAGGAGCAGAACCCCGCGATAGACACGATGAAGAACTCCGTTTAA
- the LOC103467629 gene encoding glutaminase kidney isoform, mitochondrial isoform X2, giving the protein MVNAGAIVISSLIKTHSNKAERFDYVMEFLKSMTGTEFVGFSNATFQSERETGDRNYAIGYYLKEKKCFPDHADMIGALDFYFQLCSIEVTCESGSVMAATLANGGICPITGDRVLSDESVRNTLSLMHSCGMYDFSGQFAFHVGLPAKSGISGAVLLVVPNVMGMLCWSPPLDRLGNSVRGIHFCQDLVSFFNFHNYDNLRHFTKKHDPRRRTYDDPNKSVVNLMFAAYSGDVCALRRFALSAVDMEQRDYDSRTALHVAAAGGRADVVTFLTQICKVNPYIKDRWGNTPLDDAMQFGHDVVVSVLQKYQHEYKDSSSSTEEQNPAIDTMKNSV; this is encoded by the exons ATGGTGAACGCTGGAGCTATTGTCATTAGTTCTTTGATCAAG acACATTCAAATAAAGCGGAGAGGTTTGACTAT GTGATGGAGTTCTTGAAAAGTATGACTGGTACAGAGTTTGTGGGATTCAGCAATGCaac TTTCCagtcagagagagagactggAGATAGAAACTATGCAATTGGTTAttacctgaaagaaaaaaag TGCTTCCCTGATCATGCAGATATGATCGGAGCCCTTGACTTCTACTTTCAG TTGTGCTCCATTGAGGTGACCTGTGAGTCTGGAAGTGTCATGGCCGCCACACTGGCCAATGGAGGCATTTGTCCAATCACAGGCGATCGTGTGCTAAGTGATGAATCCGTTCGCAACACGTTGAGTCTGATGCATTCCTGCGGGATGTACGACTTTTCTGGGCAATTTGCTTTCCAT GTGGGGCTGCCTGCCAAATCTGGCATTTCGGGCGCCGTTCTCCTGGTGGTTCCCAACGTTATGGGCATGCTGTGTTGGTCCCCGCCACTGGATCGGCTCGGAAACAGCGTCAGAGGAATTCACTTCTGTCAA GAccttgtttctttcttcaacTTCCATAATTATGACAACCTGAGGCACTTCACCAAGAAACACGACCCGAGGAGACGGACGTACGACGATCCG AACAAGTCAGTCGTTAATCTGATGTTTGCAGCGTACAGCGGTGACGTCTGTGCTCTGAGGAG GTTCGCGCTGTCAGCGGTAGACATGGAGCAGAGGGATTATGACTCTCGCACCGCTCTCCACGTCGCTGCTGCCGGAG GCCGCGCTGACGTTGTAACGTTCCTGACACAAATATGTAAAGTGAATCCGTACATTAAGGACAG ATGGGGCAACACACCCCTTGATGACGCCATGCAGTTTGGCCATGATGTTGTTGTTTCAGTCCTGCAAAAGTACCAACATGAGTACAAAGACTCGTCCAGCAGCACAGAGGAGCAGAACCCCGCGATAGACACGATGAAGAACTCCGTTTAA